tgatccccaaatatccttgaattcttgtggaatatatgtagagagattttttagagagaaggggtgtgatgtagaagtcaaatgaaataagccttggtccccttatttaatgacttaaaaatctgatttgaagtgcacagtggtcgtaaacccagtttacggacaATATTctagtttacgatccgtattctgtgggcgtatttaagcataaaaaaaccagaaagtcaggctgagacatggtgatttacggacacagtttacgggccgtatttcagtttacggtccgtatttcaagtcgtctttaaccattcgagcatttgatagaaagttgaagttttggaagtcaaaatacgacatggcagtttacgggtcgtataccactttacgatccgtatttcattttatgtccaattggccaaaatgcaaatctgcaacttttcacatttttagaacctataattagtccttatggagcataacctatctcttattgcgattgcctttgaaatcttacttaaggctatcaattgtcatttcttactcaggGAAATATCGTATGCTtgtactccttactagttcattcattgagcaacaaaggaagatttttccgaggcgTAACAATTCTGTACCCGAAAAATTCAAAGTTCTAAGTGTTATCAAAGTAGACCCTAAATTTAGTGGTGTGCAAAAATCGGTTTAATCAATAAACTGAACCGAAAAAAAAGCTATCTGTTTAGCAATCTATTTGGTTAATGAATTTTTAAGTTTTATGGACTACCGGCTCGATTTTAAATTTTAAGTTctattaagggcctgtttggaaagccacctggtaattggaattggtgtaattactagggtagtaattacacagtagtgtaattacaacgacatgtttgtttgtcataacgtaattacagtgtaattacaagcgtgttgtttggttgcacaagtgtaattacacagtcagtttaatttaaaaataaaatttaattataaaaaatttaaaattaatatttaaaaaatattgcctttataaatgatattaaattagttatttaataacacattgtttcttgaaaatatattaattaataatcatatatttgtaactaatattgtaacaaaaataattgatatctatattttcaaattaatatttaattttaattaattataaaacttaaaagaagactttttttgtgagaacatcatggattggatgtttgaaaaaaaaatattaataaatataatgccataacattattcaaatgtttgacacaaaaaatccatcaaatgtaagtgaaaaataaacacatgcaatgtgaaagcaaataacttaaaattgaaaatataacctaaattcaaaatccaaaaggaaaagttcaacataatactcttatgtcaaattccaacattacataggtaagttccaacgtaatttaagtaattaattcaaaagaaaggaaaaatataagtccataaccccattcacaatgaaattctactttaataacgttaccaattatatgtcaagtttgttaataactcattctttccaatattaagaggtgtagtttcaaatattagaataataacacggttatgctaaatgaataaaataaaaaataaacaatacgagcaattacatggaatcacaagaagtaaaggttggaaatgaaaagaaagaaaatgaaaataaataatataaaaagaaaaatactttttaaaaataaaaataataaaaaagtaaaaataaaaaagaaattaaaataatagaaataaaaaaatattaaaaatcaaaaaaattaaaataatagaaataaaataaattgaaaataaattgaaaataaaaataaattaaagtaaaaaattaaacaaactaaaaagtagtcctgtaattacagggtgtaattacacccaattctcagcccccccttgagaattggagagtgtaattacaccctgtcaattacaccAAATTTTCAcataactgtgtaattacttagtcaaacaaacaggtcaaactgtgtaattacacccaattccaattacctgggtggctttccaaacaggccctaaaagtTATCAAAATTGATCATCGTTCTGACACTATGAATTCAAGCTTGATTAACAGACGGTAACCAAAGCAAGCAATATACAATTTGTATTAAATTCTTAGCTATTCATCCAAGTGATGGAAATGACATACTCCATTCTTTTCAATTTATACgacactcttttctttttttagtcTATCCTATAAAAAATTATACCGttctatatttagtaaaaaatcaactttaaatttacctttttatctttaatgatgatttctagccagcagaatttctatagcttgttttAGATcccaaatttcaaaaaaaaatctttatttcttaaattttatgtcaaaTCAAACGTAGGGATCTAGTAACTCAGTTGGTTGGTTACCCAAACTCACCTTGTAGGTGAGGGTTTCTTGTAGGTGAGGGTTTAAATCCCCACACTCTAATCCCCTTTTCCTACCttatatgtaataaaaaaaaacaacttaAAAAAAACAAAACCTTCATATAAAAAAATTGCGGTCAACGAATAACTTGTGTGACTCTTAATATCCGAACACCTGAGATGGGACGAAGGGGGTATTAGATTATGTTTTTGGTTATTATAAAACAATTAATTTATTGGGCATGGTGTTGGCTAATGGTGGTGGTGTGAGTAGTAACAAGTGTTGATGTTGACTGTCAGTAGTGTTGATGGTGATAGATAGTGGTGGCGGTTGATAATTGCGATGTCAGTAGTGTTGATGGTGATAGATAGTGGTGGCAGTTGATAATTGCGATGGATGATAGTGATAACTAATAGTGGTGTGAAAATGATGACGGTGAAAGAAACTAGTGCTTCATTAAACTCTTGGACACCTTCGTGGAAAACAACTCCAAAATGTCCAAATTACAGAGATTAGCATAGCATATCTCACGCATGCTTTTATTTCATACATCTATTATTAATAGTTTACAACAGATCATTGATTAGAAATCTGCAGTTGCCTCGGGTCTAGTACTCTCTCCTTCACAGACAAATCTGCCGTTTTTACCGAAATAGTAGCAACCCTTGTGACCTGTGCAACAGGTGGTGCATCCGGTGGGATAAATTATCGTCTTTCCACCTGAGCGAGGACATTTTGAATAAGCAATTCGTGGATCACAATTGAGGGTGCAAGGTTTTGGATTTTTGGGGTCAGACTCTCCTTCACAAATAAAATTTCCGTCAGCACTGTAATAATTGCAACCCTTGTAGCCTGCACAACAGTTGGTGCATATGGGATTCTTTGGACTCCCTTCTGAACGTGGGCATATCCCAAAGCCAAGATTACCACATTCTTTTGTACAAGCCTTGGCATCAGCATGTTCCACCGTGCTTACAAGTAGAAAAATCCCTACAATAAATATAGCTTGATATTAAGGAAAAGCAACACTACATCTGTATGTATCAAAGAAGAAAAGAGAAGGATAAAGAAGAATCTTACCAAGAACAATTAGTAGGTGAGCAAGGAAACTAACTTTGTGAACAGCCATTATGGATACTTTCTATATCGTGATTAATTACCTTGATTTCACTTTTGAGTGAGGAGGTCCATCCTTCTCCACCTATTTATAGCAAACGAGTAACAAAGAAAATAGTTAACTAGAACATTTTTCAAATAAGAAACTAATATTTTACTTTAGATAGATTAAAAATGAAATTCACCCACATCACCGGAGACGGATTGAGGTCCTCTCCATTTCCCTTCTCTCAATTTTCCTTTAAGTTTTATCTTAAATTAGGGACACATGACAAGTGTTACAATTAATGACTAAGATTTAATTGACCAAAATAAATCTTTAACCATGATttatataattaataacttatccataaatatattaaaatattctgTCTCTTCCTATTTTACGtttcccacttttttttttctgcctACACAATATTCTGTGATATTACAAATTCACAGAATATATTTCATTATGCCATTACTAATTCACAAAATATATTACTAATTATATAGGATATCACCATCATTCAATTGGTgatatttcttttgtttttctttatctACACGATATCACCATTATTCAATTTGTGATATCTCTTTCGTTTTTCTTTATCTACACGATATCACCATTATTCAATTGGTGATatctcttttgtttttctttatccAATCCCTCTTTCAATATTTTTGAATTGATAACTTACACTCTATCTTCCAATTCCTTTTTGAGTATTGATAACTTACACTCTATCTTCTAATTCCTTTTTGAGTTAATCTTTTAGTCGGGAAACATAAAATAAGAAGAGAgagaatattttaatatatttatgaataagttattaattatgtaaattatgattaGAGACTtattttagtcaattaaatcttagtcATTAATTTTAACATATGTCATGTTTTTCTAATCTAAGATAGAAGTTGAAAAAAATAGAGAGAAGGGAAATGGTGAGGAGCTCGGTACCGGAGAAGGAGGGAGTATCACTTAATCATTGTAATTCGTTGGCACTTAGGCCAATGAGACAACgagatatttttaaatttttgtatGAGGTGTCACTGGCTCAATTCCTCTTCATATCGGTGGCCCAATTAAGGCCGGCTATTGCACAGTCTGTTTAACTCGCTAGCATCTTTTGCAAAAGTAATTGTATCAACTAAAATTAGAGATATTAAATCGCTCAAATTAAAGCAATATATGTAATTGGTAATTTCAGATGACTATCATAATTACGTAAATGTAGTAACCCAAAAATTAGGTGACTAACCTGCTGCAAGTTTTATTGTCCTGATTGAATAAAAATTAATTTGTATTAATAATGGTTAGTTAACGATTAATCATCTTATAAAAGGAATTAAACTGTATGAAAATATTTTGAGATGTCATACGAGCTTTAAATTCCATGGATTAGTATTCTTGCAGACAAAAAGAGATACTCGTAAATGGTGCATGCATTTTTTTCAGGATAGGAATCAGTTTAATTTTTAATTTGGTACTTCTATCATGtaactgaatgaaataataaGATTTATCCACTATTCAATTGTACTTATAAATTATGAATTTGGCATAATATTCAGTCCGACATAATAAGAAAAAATCTAACATTTTCTTCTTCGAATTTGAAATTGGTGTAATTTTTAACAAGTTTTGTTGGGATCGTTGAAAATCACTTGTGTTTTAAATATGGGATCAGTTTGAAGGTGATTTGAATTATTGTTAGATCAAAATTTAAATTTCATCATTATTGGACCCAccttaaaataaattaaaaaataaaataaattaaaatagatcACAGAAGaaagaaaccaaaaaaataaccatgtaattacagggtgtaattacgcCTAATTCTCAATCCCCCCTGAGAATTAGATGGTGTAATTACACCCCCTCAATTATACCAAATTCCCATCTAATCAAGTAATTACTTAATCAAACAAACAGATCAAACTGTATAATTATACTCAATTACGTCCAATTCCAATTACATGGGttgctttccaaacaggcccttaggaAAATTGTGTTTTGGACATGGGATCAGTTTGAAGGTAATTTAAATTATTTTCAGATCAAAATTTAAATTTCATCATTATTGGACCCACCTTAAAATAAAACGAAAAAAAGCATATTGTACAGTGTACACAGTGTGACCTGACAATGACAAGGAAAGGACTTGCCATTGTTGCGAAGCGGAATACCGAAGAAGAAAAGTTGATTAATCAATGACAAGAAAAGGACTTGCCTTTTTCATTTAATCGCTCATTTGGATTATCACTTTTGAATCTAACTTCTCTTCATTTCATAATTATTATCTAGAATGAGTAATTtagatttaattaattaattaaataattattatCTAGAATGAGTAATTtagatttaattaattaattaaaattagtcttaATTTTCCTTTTTGATGTAACTTCtaagtaggcatttggacatgcgatttcatctcttgAGATGAAATCCTAAATCATCTAAAAACGCATGATTTAAAATTTCAAATCATATATAGATTAACAAAAAAAGGAAGTTCAAAtcataatttcaatttttttaaatgtaagacttgactcataagtttatatttgtaaaaaaagacccataaaatTTTTAAATGTAACAATGTTGGTTCGTCTTCTGGGTCATTTGATCGGGACATGCATGCTCGGCGTGAAGAGATTGTTCGTACCATgtaagaagattatattaaaggtagttacattactattcatgttaaagtttttttttattgaactaaagtttgattaattgatgttgtgtttttcagaaaggtcttctagtagcgtattaattttgctatgaactatgacttgctcatttggtaagattgtataataATTGAAAAAGTTTTGATGCTTTTCATAACTTTTGGGGTTTTTATGCCTATAAGAAAAAatgcaacttaagaaatccaaattgcatgtccaacgCATGATTTCATCtaatgatttcaaatcatgtccaaacagcTCTTAAATAAAGTATCTTTATGTACTGATTTGTTACTATGAGGGCAAGACAGTCTTTTGAAAAGTAGTTAAGAGTTAATTATGTAGGTAATCAACTCATTAATCCCTCATGGTCCCCTCGGCGCATTAGTATTCATTATTGGGATTTTTTTACTGAAATGGTATCCTTTGAGGAACAAATCCAATAAATGGTCAGAAGTGTTGTAACTTAAATGGTGAAAATACATGCCTGGCAGAGCACCTTCAATGTGCGGTTTTCACGTTTAAGAACAGACGGTCAGTTAAATATATTTACAATGAAAGTGTTACGCTATCCATGAGCCTTCAGTGGATATTTTGGAGAAAGACTCATCCCTTCTAAAGCAGCTTCATAGTAAATTTTACAATAAGAGATAAGGCACTGTCCCGACCGACCAACATGTCCAAAATGCCCCTGTTCAGACGTGGGATTGACATCCCATAGTGGACACAGTCGTCTGGCTCTCACTAACCAGCCTTTTTCCTTCATCTTCAAGAAAGTCCAGAAGAGTTGTACTGATGCATAATTAATATCCTCATAATTAATTATGCTTAACCTGACtttctaaataatgtggatattGATCTATCGCTTGTATGTATTTTCGATATTCCGTTCTATGTGATACTGCTTATGAAGCATATGAATAAAGAAGCTAGGTTCTAAATTTATTAATCTTCTCTATTATTCCCACAATATATTGCAATATTTTATTATTactgttaataataataataataataatagtagaacTCCAAACAAAAGGAATACACAAGAATGCAAGATGCACCCACAATACGAAAGAAAACTGTTGACGGTAGATTATTTCATCCATTGGTGAGAAGCTGAAGCATAAGGGTGTCAAATGGGAGGCTCGGTTGGGGCAGAATAATGTAATGATCGAGTTAATAAATGAACGGATTAATGATCCATCTAAAAATTAATTGTATTGGGATGACCCAGCTAGGTAAAGATTGttaaataacgggttataaccaACTCGCCAAACtcttaccaaattttttttttttttgtgtttagtTTCTTTAAATTTGTTTAATTATAAAGCAATTCTAACGAGATTTTTTTTCTCTTGCAATATACTATAACCTTTCAAGCTAGgagaaatgttaaaaaaaaaaattgccataTTTTATTATGGGTCAATTGGACTATATATTTAACCCAAATTTTAGATGATCCGAATTAAGCAGAAATAGACTGAGTTATAAATGAGGGATATATATTAACCTGTCCAAATTAACTTCATGAATTTGCAATGGGCATCCTTCGGAAGGACACTCATTTCATTTTTAGTCTTCTTAACACTTCTTCAACAATTTTAGATTCTTCCTCCTACTCCATCTTCTTTTCCTCAAGTATAGGTAGTTCTACAGGTAATCGATAAAAATATGgtaattttattttctttgtgagTTCGTACAAAAAAATTCTTACCTACTTATGAATTTATTTATGGATTATTTTTGTAGATTTAATTGGGAATATCATATTACCTAGAAATTTATCTGGGATTTAGTTACTGCGATTTTACCTGGGGATTATTCCATGGAGATTTACCTTAATATTATATTATCGAGGGAATTATCTAGGgatttgttgcaacaatttacctGGGATAATATCTTGAAAATATACTTGAAAATTAAATATATTACCTAGGGAATTGTTTGGGATTTAGTTTCTGTGTGCGATTTTACTTGAGTATCATTTCATGGGAATTATTTGGGGATGTGAAGAGGAGATGTGCGGATGCCCCAATGGGGAGGTGTGAGAGATTGGCTATGGATGGCTTCGGGAGAGGTCGAGGTAGGCCTAAGAAGAATTGGGGAGAAATGATTAGGTAGGACATGACGCAGGTACATCTTaccaaggacatgaccttagataggataCTGCGGAGGACGCGGACTAGAGTAAAAGGTTAGTAGATAGTTAAGCATGTCTCGTGTGTCCTTCCATCCTAATAGGTGTAGTATTACCTTTGTTGTTTCTTGTCTTTCGATTTCCTGTTACTATCTGCTATCTCTGGTACTTCAATTATCATGTTAGTTTGCtgcatttattattatttttctgcaTAGTGCTTATCTATGATATTTTATCATGATTTCTTTACTTTCTTCAATCCTTGTCTAACATTTTTGTCATGTATtatcttgagctgagggtcttttggaaacagTCTCCCTACCTCCCAAGTTAGGGGTAGAGTCTGTGTACACTCtgccctctccagaccccacttaagaaattttgttgttgttgtaaggaaTTACTTTGGGATATTGTTGTGCAATTTTACTTATATAGTTACTGGTAGATGTAGTTAACATATTGGTCTTATATAAAAGTAACCTCATTTTGGATTGAATATTGCAAAATAATTAATTTGTCCGTATATTTTACTTCATCCTTTTAAATAGGGAGTTATATTACTTTGTAACACTGACTTAGGTTTTAGGTCCTTTAATTTCTGACATATATCAACATGCTTCTGCTCTGTGTTTAATTTGATGTTCAAATTAAAATCATCTTATTATGGTCTCCAGCTTAAAAACATCTTATACTGTCGTAATTATAACTAGTGGATGGACACTTGCATGTCTATCTGCTATAATTTATAGGTAATTACcataaaaagtaaaaaatttaATTTGAAACCTAAGGTTACAGAGATCATTTAAACTTCTTCATGGTATGTCTCTCGTGCACCAATTATACAAATGACTAGCAAACAATGCCCGTGCATTCTttaacatgattaatttggttactcaatttagttTGTCTTTATATGCAAAGGATATCGTGATTCTCTTTAGTGAgtctctatattttttttcttttcgtcttATTTTTCTCCTTAATTTCTCatttgttgttaaaatttatcttattttggttatgtccgtctctttttatatttagtaagttgataatTCAAATATCGTACatatcaagtttataatcacaagattcaaaagatattttattaatgttcaacttctgaaatgtacatatgttagtccctgcttagagtacaattttagttgctttttgtacaacttattgttattgtgttcgtccaccttgggaatagacatatatttttagtaatgtggccaagtaatatgggacgaacaaagtacttcatttttattaattcttaaagaacgtgaaaagtcaagtatagtaatgtggctaagtaatatgggacgaaaagagtacttcatttattaattcttaaagaacgtgaaaagtcaagtaatgtggccaagaaatatgggacggagggagtacttcatttattaattcttaaataatgtgaaatgtcaaaagtgaacaagtaaaagtgcatggaggaaataaatatgtatcggataattaaaattgaaatacaTACATGTTtatatgagaagaaaataaatattc
The nucleotide sequence above comes from Lycium barbarum isolate Lr01 chromosome 3, ASM1917538v2, whole genome shotgun sequence. Encoded proteins:
- the LOC132632422 gene encoding proteinase inhibitor type-2 P303.51-like, which translates into the protein MAVHKVSFLAHLLIVLGIFLLVSTVEHADAKACTKECGNLGFGICPRSEGSPKNPICTNCCAGYKGCNYYSADGNFICEGESDPKNPKPCTLNCDPRIAYSKCPRSGGKTIIYPTGCTTCCTGHKGCYYFGKNGRFVCEGESTRPEATADF